From a single Solanum dulcamara chromosome 4, daSolDulc1.2, whole genome shotgun sequence genomic region:
- the LOC129886731 gene encoding 2-oxoglutarate-dependent dioxygenase AOP2-like: protein MPHSTFPIIDLTKLQKYSNSWVPMCNDVRHALEQHGYFIALYDDNNRISKEIFDVMEELFDLPIETKKNNTSDFYFYQWVGQREQAPLHESFGIAHPNHVEELQSFTTLMWPQGNHKFHETVTSYVKVAAEVEQLVDKMVFESYGVAERHYESHVAATTYLLRPIKYTAPPPGAEDGIDNVGCNEHTDKSFSTLLFQNQINALQVETKSGEWIDVHIPPSAFVFMAGDAYEAWSNGRIYAARHQVLLKEDKQRYTLALFTFNKGITEIPEELVDETHPLQYKPFDNFGLAWYYLSGANSMSHSTAKAYCGINAG from the exons ATGCCTCATTCCACATTTCCCATTATTGATCTCACCAAATTACAGAAGTACTCAAATTCTTGGGTACCAATGTGCAATGACGTTCGGCATGCACTTGAACAACATGGTTATTTTATAGCACTCTATGACGATAATAATAGGATTTCGAAGGAAATATTTGATGTAATGGAAGAGTTATTTGATCTCCCCAttgaaacaaagaaaaataacacTTCTGACTTTTATTTCTATCAATGGGTTGGTCAAAGGGAGCAAGCTCCTCTTCATGAAAGTTTTGGGATCGCACATCCAAATCATGTTGAAGAACTACAAAGCTTCACTACACTCATGTGGCCACAAGGCAACCACAAATTTCA TGAAACAGTGACATCGTACGTCAAGGTAGCAGCAGAAGTAGAACAGTTGGTGGATAAAATGGTCTTTGAAAGCTACGGAGTAGCAGAAAGGCACTATGAATCTCATGTAGCAGCCACTACATACCTCCTCCGCCCTATTAAATACACAGCGCCACCGCCAGGGGCGGAGGACGGTATTGACAATGTCGGTTGCAATGAACACACAGATAAAAGTTTCTCCACACTTCTCTTTCAGAATCAGATAAATGCTTTGCAAGTTGAAACCAAAAGTGGGGAGTGGATTGATGTCCATATCCCTCCCTCTGCCTTCGTCTTCATGGCTGGTGATGCTTATGAG GCATGGAGCAATGGAAGAATATATGCAGCAAGGCACCAAGTGTTGTTGAAAGAGGATAAGCAAAGGTATACATTGGCGTTATTCACATTCAACAAAGGAATAACAGAAATACCTGAGGAATTGGTGGATGAAACACATCCTTTACAATACAAGccttttgataattttggatTAGCTTGGTACTACCTCTCTGGTGCTAACTCCATGTCTCACAGCACTGCTAAAGCTTACTGTGGCATTAATGCTGGATAG
- the LOC129884787 gene encoding type III polyketide synthase A, with the protein MSQNNKNVHGASNHFFQPSRRLPTPGKATILAMGKALPPQLVPQDCLVEGYMRDTKCKDLRIKEKLERLCKTTTVKTRYTVMSKEILDIYPELATEGTPTINQRLEIANPAVVEMAKQASLACIKEWGRSTDEITHIVYVSSSEIRLPGGDLHLSTELGLRSDVGRVMLYFLGCYGGVTGLRVAKDIAENNPGSRVLLTTSETTILGFRPPNNARPYDLVGAALFGDGAAAVIIGTEPIVGTESPFIELNFAMQQFLPGTKNVIDGRLTDEGINFKLGRDLPEKIQDNIEEFCKKLIAKNDRLKGIKNNDLFWAVHPGGPAILDRLENTLMLQSEKLNCSRKALMDFGNVSSNTIFYVMENMREELKNKKDGGEEWGLALAFGPGITFEGILLRSL; encoded by the exons ATGTCTCAGAACAACAAGAATGTTCATGGTGCATCTAACCACTTTTTTCAACCATCACGACGCCTTCCTACTCCAGGAAAAGCCACTATTCTTGCCATGGGCAAGGCTCTTCCTCCACAACTCGTCCCTCAGGATTGCTTGGTTGAAGGCTACATGCGCGACACCAAATGTAAAGATTTAAGAATTAAGGAGAAATTGGAGCGCCTTT GCAAAACTACTACTGTGAAGACAAGATACACAGTGATGTCCAAAGAAATTTTGGACATTTATCCAGAACTAGCAACTGAAGGCACACCAACAATCAATCAAAGGCTAGAAATTGCGAATCCAGCAGTTGTTGAAATGGCAAAACAAGCAAGCTTAGCTTGTATTAAGGAATGGGGAAGATCAACTGATGAAATCACTCACATTGTTTATGTTTCTTCAAGCGAAATACGCTTACCAGGAGGTGATCTTCACCTCTCAACTGAGCTTGGATTGAGGAGTGACGTTGGACGCGTAATGCTCTACTTTTTAGGATGTTATGGTGGTGTCACAGGCCTCAGAGTTGCCAAAGACATAGCTGAAAACAATCCAGGGAGCAGAGTTTTATTGACAACTTCTGAGACTACAATTCTTGGTTTTAGGCCACCTAATAACGCTAGACCATACGATCTTGTTGGTGCTGCACTTTTCGGTGATGGAGCTGCTGCTGTCATAATTGGAACAGAACCAATTGTTGGAACAGAGTCCCCTTTCATAGAGCTAAATTTTGCAATGCAACAATTCTTGCCAGGGACTAAGAATGTGATCGATGGACGACTTACTGATGAAggtataaacttcaaattaggcAGGGACCTCCCTGAGAAAATTCAGGACAATATTGAGGAATTCTGTAAGAAATTGATAGCAAAGAATGATCGATTGAAGGGAATTAAGAATAATGACTTGTTTTGGGCTGTTCATCCAGGCGGACCGGCTATACTTGACAGATTGGAGAACACACTGATGTTACAAAGTGAGAAATTGAATTGTAGCAGAAAGGCATTGATGGATTTTGGTAATGTGAGTAGTAATACTATTTTCTATGTGATGGAGAATATGAGGGAAGAGTTGAAGAATAAGAAAGATGGTGGTGAAGAATGGGGACTTGCATTAGCATTTGGTCCTGGCATTACTTTTGAAGGCATACTCCTTAGGAGTCTTTAA